Sequence from the Ziziphus jujuba cultivar Dongzao chromosome 9, ASM3175591v1 genome:
ATGCCAATTGTCTGTCTTTATACTCGAATTCAATGAATGCGCGCCAAATTTGTGCACTTGAAACTATAAAATTTCTCTTGGTTCATATGCTCTGCTGAATGCGATGTGGGGGTACTATATTGTTTATATAAGCTCTAAATAGTCATCATTTTTGTGcatattaatttctttgtttttttgggcaGTTGCTGAATACTGTGGGAACGAGGGGATATGCAGGCTGACTGAGCAGGTTGTGTTCTCCGATCCATACAAAGTGTCTGAACATAACCGTTGGACTTCCCCTTATCTTGATGCCGAGGCTGAGGCTATTCGAGAGGATAACGCTTTGAAGATTGAAGTTGCTGAGTTGAAATCCAAGTAATAATATTTACCAAtatattaatttcttgtttattaaattccaattttatttgtttcGAAATtgcaaaagcatatatatattagagtttTCTGCTTAATTTGCTGTTAGGTTCTGTGAGAGAGCCCAAGCTCTAATTCATGGAGATCTTCACACTAGCTCTGTAATGGTTACTAGTGACTCGACCCAAGTGATAGATTCTGAATTTGCTTTTGTTGGACCAATGGGTTATGATGTTGGGGCTTTTCTGGGAAACCTCATTTTGGCTTATTTTGCACAAGATGGACATGCTAATGCTACCAACGATCGCAAAGTATGTTACACTACtcactttattttttcttattaatttctaattatCCTATAATATACTAATTGAGTAAACATAAATATGtgaaattattactttaattATGGTACAGAAATACAAGGAGTGGATATTGAGGACAATTGAAGAGAGTTGGAACCttttccacaagaaattcatagCCTTATGGGATAAACACAAGGATGGTTCTGGTGAAGCATACCTTTCTGCAATTTATAACAACCCTGAGCTTCAAAATCTTatacaaaacaaatatatggAAGATCTTCTCCATGACACACTTGGATTCGGTTCTGCGAAAATGATAAGGAGAATTGTTGGTGTTGCACATGTTGAGGATTTCGAATCAATTGCTGACCCCGGCAAGCGAGCTAACTGCGAAAGGCGAGCTCTCCATTTGGCAAAGCTGCTTCTTAAGGAAAGGCGAAAATTCAAGACCATTGATCAAGTCGTTTCAGTCATTCGATCCGCAGATCCTTCCATCCAGTAATGTTGGCTTGTTAATGAGCAATAATATAGATGGAGATTGAGCTTGTATAACTTCTTGGAAGAACTTCAGAACTTGATTTGGAGTTAAAGCAATAAATCAAGTAGTTTGTCACTGAATTAATAACAGGGCCGATCTCTGgggtaaaagaaaattgatgaaTAATCCCCCAAACAGAAAGGGAATTTAGACTTAGTAAAATCTCACACGATTCGATAATACGATACGAacttatatgataatttatggGTTTGGGTTGATGATATTGTATTGTGTTCGTAATAGTGTCGTCCAATAAAACAcagtaaattaacaaattttaatggGTAAAACATGATAATACATGATAATCCATTGGATccataaaaaaagatatttttgtaaacatataagttttataatattaaaattatttagtttattgttaaaCGTGTATTAGTTtgtccttttttaatttaatttttaaaaaatctaaaaacaaacaaaaatttttgtaagtttttttaattattttattatttgaaagctaagtaaaatttaaatttttaaatttatattaatttttaatgggTTAACGGATTGGATGACGGGTTACACAATAATTTATTGAATGAGTtcgaatttatttgttttcaattaAAGCTTAATGGATTGTgtttggattaattaaatttcacatGAACATGACACAACACGATATGAATACAATACATTGCCAGATCTACTGTAATATTGAAACGATATAAGTGAGTTTGTATTGAGAAGTAATTCCTAGTTTCCATAAGTCAATTCCAAGATTTTGGGTTAAGAAGAACAATAAAAT
This genomic interval carries:
- the LOC107427008 gene encoding methylthioribose kinase; the encoded protein is MSFSDFRTLNVDSLVEYIKTVPSLSSKLGNKLDGLTVKEVGDGNLNFVYIVIGSAGSLVIKQAVPYVRLIGESWPMTKERAYYEASSLKEHRRWCPDHVPEVYHFDRTMCLIGMRYLEPPHIILRKGLVAGIEYPLLADHMSEFMANTLFHTSLLFHSTTDHKRAVAEYCGNEGICRLTEQVVFSDPYKVSEHNRWTSPYLDAEAEAIREDNALKIEVAELKSKFCERAQALIHGDLHTSSVMVTSDSTQVIDSEFAFVGPMGYDVGAFLGNLILAYFAQDGHANATNDRKKYKEWILRTIEESWNLFHKKFIALWDKHKDGSGEAYLSAIYNNPELQNLIQNKYMEDLLHDTLGFGSAKMIRRIVGVAHVEDFESIADPGKRANCERRALHLAKLLLKERRKFKTIDQVVSVIRSADPSIQ